The Eurosta solidaginis isolate ZX-2024a chromosome 4, ASM4086904v1, whole genome shotgun sequence genome includes a window with the following:
- the LOC137249090 gene encoding peptide transporter family 1-like, producing MHEKSDIDLSNRRFQNNDSPKSHNPNWTVDGNSELETSSNISTAQTSLPQLRLRDNEKEGDCMNVSTVEEQVQKAPYPKSILFIIITVVCISFGFLGMQSILVLYLSGKLGYNSDDATIIFHIFVMSSFFLSIFGAIISDSWLGKFKTISYFMILLFIASTLITVGAIPPLNLPTTVFTMIGLMLTAIGAGGVLPCISAFGGDQFTMPEQANKLKTFFPIYYFSLNVAVLTADIITPILREDVHCFGEKDCYLVAFGAEMLVLGTSTILFILARTLYKITPPTGNMVVLVSKTIGGAISVKWKESKTNPRGHWLDYADKKYDHQLIEDIKVLMRILVLFLPLPFYWALFYQQASRWTLQATRMNGDMGSWNIKPEQMQMFNPLLVLIFIPLCEFAIYPLLNLIGFRRSLQKLSLGGILAGMAFIISGLVQLKVEQTYPNLPPAGIAQLRVYNGEFCDYKIATNLADYEFDINSLETYVNKSLSIDSTNGLNLQLKFNAKSPDDCPPLPTQSCFLQSEKSYFVFLNSKNTTHPVICAEDIIAKPNRGFPLARTLANIKASRKIQWKNSKGSVEYTEQASQRNLTEFKADTYELFIDNIEIEAVKLEVGGIYTILIAENSSSEYRSNIVIVTNPNSVSILWQIPQYTIMTLGEVMFSVTGFEFSYAQAPETMKSVLQAFWLLTIAFGNLIVIIVAELSLFDSQAYEFFLFAGLMLADMIVFMFIAYRYIPNHPVPNTQAEAPSTTVKSELHGIDNPAKTIEE from the exons ATGCATGAAAAAAGTG ATATTGATTTATCCAATAGAAGATTTCAAAATAATGACTCACCAAAAAGTCATAATCCCAATTGGACTGTCGATGGTAATTCTGAGCTTGAAACAAGTTCTAATATATCAACTGCACAAACAAGTCTTCCGCAATTACGTTTAAGAGATAATGAGAAGGAAGGTGATTGCATGAATGTTTCGACGGTGGAAGAACAAGTTCAG AAAGCACCGTATCCAAAATCTATCCTCTTCATAATCATCACTGTGGTCTGCATCAGTTTCGGGTTCTTAGGAATGCAAT CGATACTTGTCTTGTATCTATCTGGAAAACTCGGTTATAACAGCGATGATGCCACCATCATCTTCCACATTTTCGTTATGTCTTCCTTCTTCCTTTCAATTTTTGGTGCCATAATTTCAGACAGTTGGCTTGGGAAATTTAAAACGATCTCTTATTTTATGATTCTTCTTTTCATCGCTTCCACATTGATTACAGTTGGTGCTATTCCACCCTTAAATTTGCCTACAACAGTATTTACCATGATAGGTTTAATGTTGACTGCCATAGGAGCCGGCGGCGTTCTGCCTTGCATTTCCGCATTTGGAGGCGATCAATTTACGATGCCGGAACAGGCGAACAAACTAAAAACCTTCTTTCCAATCTACTATTTTTCACTAAATGTCGCAGTATTAACGGCTGACATAATAACTCCAATTTTACGAGAGGATGTTCATTGTTTTGGCGAGAAGGATTGTTACTTAGTGGCGTTTGGAGCTGAGATGTTGGTTTTGGGTACATCTACAA TTTTATTCATATTGGCACGTACTTTGTACAAAATTACACCACCAACAGGAAACATGGTCGTATTAGTCAGCAAAACTATTGGC GGTGCTATTTCCGTAAAATGGAAAGAGAGTAAGACGAATCCACGCGGACATTGGTTGGATTACGCCGATAAAAAGTATGATCATCAGCTGATTGAGGACATAAAAGTGCTGATGCGTATTTTAGTACTCTTTTTACCACTGCCATTTTACTGGGCACTCTTTTATCAACAAGCCTCCCGCTGGACCCTACAAGCCACACGTATGAACGGTGACATGGGATCATGGAATATTAAGCCTGAACAAATGCAAATGTTTAACCCTTTGCTGGTTCTCATATTCATACCACTTTGCGAGTTTGCTATTTACCCGCTTTTAAATTTAATCGGATTTCGTCGCTCTTTACAAAAACTTAGTTTGGGTGGCATCCTTGCTGGTATGGCTTTCATTATTTCAGGATTAGTTCAACTAAAGGTGGAG CAAACTTATCCAAATTTGCCACCGGCAGGAATTGCGCAACTGCGCGTTTATAACGGCGAATTTTGTGATTATAAGATCGCCACGAATTTGGCCGATTACGAGTTTGATATAAATTCCCTTGAGACGTATGTAAACAAAAGTTTGAGTATAGACTCAACTAACGGTCTAAATTTACAACTCAAATTTAACGCGAAGTCGCCTGATGATTGCCCGCCATTGCCAACTCAAAGTTGCTTTCTACAATCTGAAAAGTcgtattttgtatttttgaacTCGAAGAATACAACACATCCCGTAATATGCGCTGAGGACATCATAGCGAAGCCTAATCGTGGTTTTCCGCTTGCACGTACTTTAGCCAACATTAAGGCAAGTCGTAAAATCCAATGGAAGAATAGTAAAGGCTCAGTTGAGTACACAGAACAAGCTTCTCAGCGTAATTTAACAGAATTTAAAGCAGATACTTATGAGTTATTCATAGATAATATCGAAATCGAAGCTGTAAAACTTGAAGTTGGTGGTATTTATACGATTTTAATAGCAGAGAATTCTTCAAGCGAATATCGTAGTAATATTGTAATTGTAACAAATCCTAATTCGGTGTCTATACTTTGGCAGATTCCACAGTACACGATTATGACGCTTGGTGAGGTTATGTTTTCTGTGACGGGCTTTGAATTTTCATACGCTCAAGCACCGGAGACAATGAAATCGGTGCTCCAAGCGTTTTGGCTTTTAACAATTGCATTTGGTAATTTAATCGTCATAATTGTGGCTGAGTTATCCCTCTTCGATTCGCAAGCGTATGAATTTTTCCTCTTCGCTGGTCTGATGTTGGCTGATATGATTGTATTTATGTTTATTGCATATCGGTATATACCAAACCATCCAGTACCCAATACCCAGGCGGAGGCTCCGTCGACCACGGTAAAGAGCGAACTACATGGAATTGATAATCCGGCTAAGACGATTGAAGAGTAA